The sequence below is a genomic window from Henriciella marina DSM 19595.
CGGTTTGGTGACGGCGAGCGGAAGATCGTCTTCCTCTTCCTCATAACCATCCTCATCATCAAACTGAGGCGCCGCGCCAAGGTCGGCCATCCGGTCATCATGACCGTAAGCTTCTGGTTCTTCTTGGCCGGAACGACGGCCAGAGAAGAGGCCGCCAAAAAGCCTGCCGATACCGTTTGCGGCACTGCCCACGCGGCCCATGGCGCGTCTGCCGGAGCTGCTCGCGGCCGACTGGATGAGACCGGCATCGCCGCGCCTGAAACCAAGCGCTGCGGCTCCCAGCAGGAAGGCACCGATGCCAAGGGCAAGGCCGGCCAGAAAAGCTGGCGCCGGCAAGAGCAGCGCCTTGAAAGGCACAACGACCAGCGAAAATAGACTGTCACCGACAAGCCCGCCCATGCCGGTCCAGAATGGCCAGGAGGCAGGCACCGGAAACGCAGATAGCATCGCAGCGAGCACAGGAATGAAGGCCGCGCCAAACATCCAGCGCCGGATACGCGGCGCCCCTATCAGCACCGCGCGCATGGCCCCGCCAATCATCAGGCAGAGCCCCGCCATCCAGGCCGCAAAGCCAAATGTCTGCAAGGCAAGGTCCGCCAGGATCGCGCCTGTATTTCCGAAGAGATTGCTGACCTCCAGCGCCGTTGCAGCATTGAGGCTCGGATCGGTGGGCTGATGGGTGCCGACACTGCCGCAGATCAGAACGCCAAGCGCGAAGGCGGCCGTGCCTGTGAGGATGCGCCAGGCCGGATCGGAGACTTCGCGATTGGCGGCGCTTGGGGTTTCTGCGGTCGTCGTGGCCATGGGGTGAACTATTCCGTCAGCTCCGGGTCTTTGATGAAACTGACAGCTGCGCATTAACACTCAGCAAACAAAGGACGGCGCCGCGCACATGGCACATTGGTCTCCACAACAAAAAATCCCCGGCCAGTTGCCTGGCCGGGGAAGTCTGGGAGGAAACGCTTCAAAAAGAAGCGAGGTATTCAGCCTTAGCTGAATTCTGGATAGGCCTCGAGGCCAACTTCGGTCTTGTCCATGCCGGCGATTTCCTCTTCCTCGGTAGGACGGACGCCAACCGTTGCCTTCAGCGCGATCCAGACGATCGCAGAAGCAATGGACACGAAGATTGCGCAGGCAGCGACGCCGACGAACTGGCCGAAATAGCTCGGATTACCAGCTTCGTTGAGGCCGATGTCATTTGCGTAGGACAGAGGGACGATCATCGTGCCCCAGATGCCGCAGACAAGGTGAGCCGGAATGGCACCGACGACATCATCGATTTTCAGCTTGTCGAGCAGCGGCACGGTGACAACCACCAGACAACCACCAATCGCACCGATGAGGATCGAAAGCCCCATCGAAGGCGCAAGCGGCTCTGCCGTAATCGAGACGAGACCACCGATGGCACCATTGAAGGCCATGGTTGCGTCGACTTTGCCCTTGTAGAGGATCGAGGTCAGGGTCATCGCACCAAGCACACCGCCGCATGCAGCCATGTTCGTGTTGGCAAAGATGTTTGCGACAGAGTTGATGTCATCAAACGTGCCGGCAGCAAGCTGCGAGGCGCCGTTGAAGCCGAACCAGCCGAACCAGAGGATGAAGGTACCCAGCGCCGCGAGCGGGATGTTCGAGCCCGGCATCGGGTGGACGGCACCGTTTACGTACTTGCCAGCGCGTGGGCCGATGATGATGGCACCGACGAGTGCAGCCCAGCCACCGGTCGAGTGAACCAGCGTGGAGCCTGCAAAGTCAGAGAACGCAAACTGCGAGTCCAGTGCGCCGCCGCCCCATTCCCAGGACGCCACGATCGGATAGATGAACGCCGTCAGAACCGCCGTGAAGATCAGGAATGGCCAGAGCTTGATGCGCTCTGCGACCGTACCCGACACGATTGAGGCGGCCGTTGCGACGAAGACCATCTGGAAGAACCAGTCAGATGAAGCAGCGTAGGAATTCTCCATGCTATCTTCCGGTTTCCAGAAAAAGTCCGGCATGCCGATCCAGCCGGCGATCGTTTCGCCTGGATAGGCCATGCTATAGCCGACAAGCCAGAACATGATGCCCGCAACCGAGAATAGTGCTACGTTCTTCATGGACTGCATGGCCGCGTTTTTCTTACGCACCAAGCCTGCTTCCAGCATACAGAAGCCAGCCGCCATGAACATCACGATAATGCCGCCGATCAGGAAGAGATAACTGTTGTCGACATATGCGCTGGTATCGAATGCGTCCTGCGCTGAGGCGCTTAGCGCCAGGGAGGCCACGACCGGCATAGCCGCTAGCCCCCGAATTGCCCTTTTAACCATGCTGTTCATGCCCTTCTCCCATTGATTGGTATGACGGGCTGACTAAAGGCGCTCGCCTCAACAACAACCAGCGCGGCGGGCTCGCACCATTATGACGCTCTGAGCTTTGACTAAAATTCGTGCACGCTGCGGCGCAAACGCCCGCTTCTGCGTCACCTCTGGACCAGAACGCGTCTCACACTTACCTAGAGACACCATGACCGACATCGAGACAGAGATTGCCATCATTGGCGCGGGACCCGCGGGCGGATCGCTCGCGCTTGCACTGGCACAGGCCGGATTCGACACGATCCTTGTCGATGCGCGCGATCCTGCCGCCGCCCCGCGGGAAGACACCCGCAACTTCGCCGTGGTGACGGGCAGCTGGCGGTTGCTCTCTGCAATCGGCATTGCTGACAGGATCGCCGGGCAGACCCAACCGCTACATGGTCTGGAAGCCGTTGATGGCGGCACTCACTGGTTCGGCGCGCCATCGGTTCTTTTTGGCGATGAGGATCTGATGCACCGGTCCGAGGGCGAAACTCTCGGCCATATGATCCAGGCCCCGGTGCTTCAGTCCGCGCTTGATGAGGCGATTGCCGCTGAGCCGCGCATTCGCGTCATGGCCCCGGCCCTCTTCAAAACCTGCGAGCCTTCCCCGGGCTTTGTTAATGTGCAGCTGGAGGATGGCAGCCAGATCAAGGCAAAGCTGCTGGTCGGCGCTGATGGCGTGAATTCGCCCGTTCGTAATGCGGCCGGCATTACGGTCGAGGGCCGCGACTATGGCAAATCTGTCTTCGCGGCCAATGTGACCCTGTCGCGCCCGCATGACGGCATTGCCCGCCAGCTCTTCACCCCCGAAGGCCCGTTCGCGACCCTGCCCCTGCCGGGCGACCGCGCAAATCTCGCCTGGTACATGAAGCGCGGCGCGCCTGAAGCTCTCGCCAAACTGCCCCCAGAAGAGGTCGAGGCTGAACTCGATCACCGCTTTTCCGGCTTTGCAGGCGAGATGAAGATCGACGGCCCAATGGGCAGCTATCCGCTGATCCTGCAGATTGCCGAACACATGGTGGCAGATCGGGTCGCACTGGTTGGCGACGCAGCCCGCCGGATCAATCCGCTGGCAGGACAAGGCCTCAATCAGGGCTTCCGCGATATTGCCGCCCTGCATGAAGTGCTGGTCGAAAGCGACCGGGCCGGGCTCGATATCGGCGCAGCGCAGTCGCTTGGCCGCTATGAGACCGCGCGGCGCTTCGATGCCAATTCGGCATCGCTCGCACTCGACGCAATCGACCGGCTCTTTTCCAATGACAGCATGCTCACCAAGCCAGTCCGTACGCTTGGTCTTCTGGCAGCAAGTGCCCTCTCGCCAATGCGCCACCGCCTTGCGGCGCTGGCCAGCGCCTCTTCGCCTGACCTGCCGCCCCTGATGCAGTCGCAGTCAGACCTTTCGCCTCTCTAGGCCTGCGAAGCGCCAAGGTCTCGCAGATGCTGCCAGGTATAGAGCCCGCTTGAATGGCCATCGCTGAAGTGAATGCGGACCGCATATCGCCCGATCGGGTCTGCGGCAGTCACGCTGATGTCGTTCGGGACAGGCGGCTGCGGCGGGCGCGGGCCTGCGCCATGGCCTCGCACTTCGGCAGATGGGCTCTCTTCGCGCAGACGCTTATAAGGGATGCTGGCTTCGAAGCCGTCTTCGAATCTGATGGCAAGCTCAGCAGCGTTCTTTCGGAACCGCAGCTCCTGCGGCCAGGGCATCACACTCATGACCCGGCGCTTTCATCGAGGACCCGCGCCTCGCTTTCCAGCATGATGGGCAGGCCGTCGCGGATCGGATAGGCGAGCTGCGCCCGCTTCGAGACCAGCTCCTGACGCTCGCGGTCATAGACAAGCGGCGCCCGTGAGACAGGACAGATCAGCTGCTCAAGCAGGCGTGGGTCGGTCGCTGTCGCGCGCGTTTCGGTGTGGTCAGATTTATCGCTCATTGCAGGGTCGATGAATCATCGCCCGACGTGTCCATGTCAAGCAATGCGATGAGCGCGCGGCACCGCGCGGACACCGTCTCGGCTTCCAGCAGGGCCTGCTTTTCCATCGCCGCAAACGGACAGCCCGCCGCAAGCGCATGGACCAGCGTCTCGATCGGCGCCGTCTCCACGGCATCCCAGTCGACCTCCATCGAATGCGTCGCCACATATTTGCGAAGCGCGGAGGCCAGTCTTTCACGGTCCGGCAGGCCAGAAAGATCCGGCTCCTGCAGATCTTCCGCGAAAGCGGACCAGTCGGCGCTCACCTGTCTGTAGGGCGTTCGCACATCCAGTTCGCTGCGGACACTGAACCGGCAGATACCCGTCAGACTGATCAGATAGCGGCCATCTTCGGTTTCGGAATAGCTCGTCAGTCGGCCGACACAGCCCACTCCAGCAAGTTTCGGATGAACCTTGTCCTGCGTCGCTGGCTGGATCATGCCTATCAGGCGAGAGCCGGACATCGCGTCATCAATCATGTTGAGATAACGCGGCTCGAAGATATTCAGGGGCAGCGACCAGCGCGGGAACAGCAGCGCACCCGACAGTGGGAACACTGGTATCGTTTCCGGCAGGTCTTCGACCTTCCTGTAGCCATGCCTTGTCATGCGTCAGGGCCTTTCCCGTTCAGACAAAGGACATGGCTCGCAAGGTATCGAAGTCGAGGCCTCAGGCGAACATCAGTGACGACAGGCGCCTGCGACCCTCAATAGTGGCGGGGTCTTTCGGCCCTGCAGCTTCGAACAGTTCGAGCAGCTTGGCCTTCGCCTTGCCCTCTTCCCACTGAAGGTCGCTCGACAGGATCTTCAGCAAATGGTCAGCCGCTTCCTTGTTCTTGCCGCGCCCCATCAGAGCCTCGGCGAGCTCATAGCGAAGCGCGTGATTACCCCGGTCATTGGTGACCTTTTCGAGCAATACATCCAGCTCGCTATCCTTTGGCGCATCCGCCATCAGATCGATCGCCGTGCGCACGCTCTTGATGGCCGGGTCCATCTGGCGGTCAGGGCCAGCCATGTCGAGGATCTGCGCGGCGCGCTCAGGGTCATCATTTGCGAGATAGCAGCGCGCCAGGCCGACAATCGCCGGGATGTTCTTTGGCTCACGCTCGATGATCGCGCCATAGATCTGCGCGGCCTGACCGGCATCACCCGCCTGCAGCAACGTGTCTGCGTGCTCGATAGCTTCCTTGATCTGCTGGCCTTCATCAGTGCCGCCGAGCAGCTTTTCGACAAACTGCTTTAGCTGGCTTTCCGGCAGGGCGCCCTGGAAGGCATCGACCGGGCGGCCATTGTCAAACGCAAAGACGGCCGGGATCGAGCGCACGCCAAGCTGGCCAGCCACGCCCGGATTCTCGTCGATGTTGACCTTGACCAGCCGGACCTTGCCC
It includes:
- the amt gene encoding ammonium transporter, with amino-acid sequence MNSMVKRAIRGLAAMPVVASLALSASAQDAFDTSAYVDNSYLFLIGGIIVMFMAAGFCMLEAGLVRKKNAAMQSMKNVALFSVAGIMFWLVGYSMAYPGETIAGWIGMPDFFWKPEDSMENSYAASSDWFFQMVFVATAASIVSGTVAERIKLWPFLIFTAVLTAFIYPIVASWEWGGGALDSQFAFSDFAGSTLVHSTGGWAALVGAIIIGPRAGKYVNGAVHPMPGSNIPLAALGTFILWFGWFGFNGASQLAAGTFDDINSVANIFANTNMAACGGVLGAMTLTSILYKGKVDATMAFNGAIGGLVSITAEPLAPSMGLSILIGAIGGCLVVVTVPLLDKLKIDDVVGAIPAHLVCGIWGTMIVPLSYANDIGLNEAGNPSYFGQFVGVAACAIFVSIASAIVWIALKATVGVRPTEEEEIAGMDKTEVGLEAYPEFS
- a CDS encoding FAD-dependent monooxygenase produces the protein MTDIETEIAIIGAGPAGGSLALALAQAGFDTILVDARDPAAAPREDTRNFAVVTGSWRLLSAIGIADRIAGQTQPLHGLEAVDGGTHWFGAPSVLFGDEDLMHRSEGETLGHMIQAPVLQSALDEAIAAEPRIRVMAPALFKTCEPSPGFVNVQLEDGSQIKAKLLVGADGVNSPVRNAAGITVEGRDYGKSVFAANVTLSRPHDGIARQLFTPEGPFATLPLPGDRANLAWYMKRGAPEALAKLPPEEVEAELDHRFSGFAGEMKIDGPMGSYPLILQIAEHMVADRVALVGDAARRINPLAGQGLNQGFRDIAALHEVLVESDRAGLDIGAAQSLGRYETARRFDANSASLALDAIDRLFSNDSMLTKPVRTLGLLAASALSPMRHRLAALASASSPDLPPLMQSQSDLSPL
- a CDS encoding gamma-butyrobetaine hydroxylase-like domain-containing protein, which encodes MSVMPWPQELRFRKNAAELAIRFEDGFEASIPYKRLREESPSAEVRGHGAGPRPPQPPVPNDISVTAADPIGRYAVRIHFSDGHSSGLYTWQHLRDLGASQA
- a CDS encoding Trm112 family protein, which produces MSDKSDHTETRATATDPRLLEQLICPVSRAPLVYDRERQELVSKRAQLAYPIRDGLPIMLESEARVLDESAGS
- a CDS encoding LON peptidase substrate-binding domain-containing protein; translated protein: MTRHGYRKVEDLPETIPVFPLSGALLFPRWSLPLNIFEPRYLNMIDDAMSGSRLIGMIQPATQDKVHPKLAGVGCVGRLTSYSETEDGRYLISLTGICRFSVRSELDVRTPYRQVSADWSAFAEDLQEPDLSGLPDRERLASALRKYVATHSMEVDWDAVETAPIETLVHALAAGCPFAAMEKQALLEAETVSARCRALIALLDMDTSGDDSSTLQ
- the trxA gene encoding thioredoxin gives rise to the protein MQDITIGPAGGAGGNIKDATDQTFMADVIEASKEAPVLVDFWAPWCGPCKSLTPVLEKVVNEQQGKVRLVKVNIDENPGVAGQLGVRSIPAVFAFDNGRPVDAFQGALPESQLKQFVEKLLGGTDEGQQIKEAIEHADTLLQAGDAGQAAQIYGAIIEREPKNIPAIVGLARCYLANDDPERAAQILDMAGPDRQMDPAIKSVRTAIDLMADAPKDSELDVLLEKVTNDRGNHALRYELAEALMGRGKNKEAADHLLKILSSDLQWEEGKAKAKLLELFEAAGPKDPATIEGRRRLSSLMFA